One Lactobacillus sp. CBA3606 DNA segment encodes these proteins:
- the proB gene encoding glutamate 5-kinase, with protein MSDKRKIRANRVVIKVGTSTLVYPDGAINLRAIDQLAFVISAMQHRGREVVLVSSGAIGVGLNYMGLTKRPTAIPEQQAIAAIGQTELIAIYKERFAIYEQKIGQLLLTRDIFVYPTSHHNVLNTFEALLAEKVVPIVNENDTVAVDELDHETKFGDNDQLSAIVATNIGADLLIMLSDIDGFYDGNPKDPTTNLIPHIAQVDDRIYALAGGSGSRFGTGGMVTKLKAAERMIAADGQMILANGADPTVIFDLLDGEPLGTLFGR; from the coding sequence GTGAGTGATAAACGAAAAATCCGCGCTAATCGCGTGGTGATTAAAGTTGGGACGAGTACGTTAGTCTACCCAGATGGCGCGATTAATCTGCGGGCAATTGATCAATTGGCATTTGTCATTAGTGCAATGCAGCATCGCGGCCGCGAAGTTGTCTTGGTCTCTTCTGGGGCCATTGGGGTCGGACTCAATTATATGGGGCTCACGAAACGTCCAACGGCTATTCCAGAACAACAAGCAATTGCGGCAATCGGGCAAACCGAACTGATTGCGATTTATAAGGAACGTTTCGCAATTTACGAGCAAAAAATTGGGCAGTTGTTATTAACGCGCGATATTTTTGTTTATCCAACGAGTCATCATAATGTCTTGAACACTTTTGAAGCGTTGCTAGCCGAAAAGGTTGTCCCGATTGTGAATGAAAATGATACGGTTGCTGTTGATGAATTAGATCATGAGACTAAATTCGGTGATAATGATCAATTATCAGCGATTGTGGCGACTAATATTGGGGCAGATTTGTTGATCATGTTATCAGATATTGATGGCTTCTATGATGGTAATCCTAAGGACCCGACAACTAACCTGATACCGCACATCGCCCAAGTTGATGACCGAATTTATGCATTGGCCGGTGGTAGTGGCAGTCGTTTTGGCACGGGTGGTATGGTGACCAAGTTAAAGGCAGCTGAACGGATGATTGCGGCTGATGGTCAAATGATTCTGGCAAATGGGGCGGACCCAACGGTGATTTTTGACTTACTGGATGGCGAACCGCTCGGAACGTTATTTGGGCGTTGA
- a CDS encoding glutamate-5-semialdehyde dehydrogenase, whose translation MATVNLDQLGAQAQAASYTLGLLTTTKKNAVLRAMATALTTHQTEILAANAEDLANPQIPAKFVDRLTLTAERITAMATGLEQVAALADPIGTVDRGWRNAAGLLITKERVPLGVIGMIFEARPNVTIDASALCFKTGNAVILRGGKEALHSNQALVTILRDVLATMAVDQNAIQLIQDTSHQTAAAFMQLTDYVDVLIPRGSARLIQTVLATATVPVIETGAGNCHVYVDQAAQLPMATAIVVNGKVQRPSVCNATEKLLIHRAVAADYLPTIIKALRQHHVEVRGDAATQAIVPDVIPATPADWGTEYNDLIIAIKVVDSEAAAITHINHYNTQHSEAIVTDDYQAGKVFQQRVDAACVYINASTRFTDGFEFGFGAEIGISTQKLHARGPMGLAELTSYKYVIDGNGQTRA comes from the coding sequence ATGGCAACAGTTAATTTAGACCAACTAGGGGCGCAAGCCCAAGCAGCAAGTTACACCTTAGGATTATTAACGACGACTAAAAAGAATGCAGTTTTACGGGCAATGGCAACGGCGCTGACGACTCATCAAACTGAAATTCTGGCGGCTAATGCTGAAGATTTAGCTAATCCGCAAATTCCAGCAAAATTTGTTGATCGGTTGACCCTAACCGCCGAGCGGATTACTGCGATGGCAACGGGCCTGGAACAAGTGGCCGCTTTAGCAGATCCGATTGGCACGGTTGATCGTGGTTGGCGAAATGCAGCTGGTTTGCTGATAACCAAGGAACGGGTGCCATTAGGGGTTATTGGGATGATTTTTGAAGCCCGACCGAATGTGACGATTGATGCCTCAGCATTATGTTTTAAAACAGGAAATGCCGTCATCTTGCGTGGGGGTAAAGAAGCCTTGCATTCTAATCAGGCTTTAGTGACAATTCTGCGGGATGTTTTGGCAACAATGGCAGTCGATCAGAATGCGATTCAATTGATTCAGGATACATCGCATCAGACAGCCGCAGCCTTTATGCAACTGACAGATTACGTGGATGTATTGATTCCGCGTGGGAGTGCTCGGCTAATCCAAACGGTCCTAGCAACAGCGACGGTGCCCGTAATTGAAACTGGCGCTGGCAATTGTCATGTGTATGTTGATCAAGCGGCACAATTGCCAATGGCGACGGCGATTGTGGTGAACGGGAAAGTCCAACGACCATCCGTTTGCAACGCAACTGAAAAATTATTGATTCATCGTGCCGTGGCAGCGGACTACTTGCCAACGATTATCAAGGCGCTGCGACAACATCACGTGGAAGTTCGTGGTGATGCGGCGACGCAAGCTATTGTGCCAGATGTTATACCAGCAACACCGGCAGATTGGGGTACTGAATATAATGATTTAATCATTGCGATTAAGGTGGTTGATTCAGAAGCCGCCGCAATTACGCATATCAATCACTATAATACACAGCATTCCGAAGCCATTGTGACGGATGATTATCAAGCCGGTAAAGTTTTTCAGCAACGGGTGGATGCAGCCTGTGTTTATATTAATGCTTCGACGCGCTTCACGGATGGTTTTGAATTTGGATTTGGGGCCGAAATCGGAATTTCAACGCAAAAATTACACGCACGCGGGCCAATGGGCTTGGCGGAATTAACGTCGTATAAGTATGTGATTGATGGCAATGGTCAGACGCGGGCCTGA
- a CDS encoding Cof-type HAD-IIB family hydrolase, protein MYQAVVFFDLDGTLMQADKTVAPSSVQAIQQLRANQILPVIATGRNVFEVATIMRQMHIDSIVSANGSYVQYQGQFLAAHELDKDLLTDITHFANQREEALAYYNNAGFVLSHQDALTVHNYQLLQQPVQVRPNHYRNHHINFLLVFNTHGAGQYQQRYRGRLSLVRNNPRALDTMQWGVSKASGIDDILTKAQLTQVPTYAFGDDLNDIEMFHRVQYPIAMGNGNPQVKRLARYVTADNEHDGIRQGLQHFDLI, encoded by the coding sequence ATGTATCAAGCAGTAGTTTTTTTTGATTTAGATGGGACCTTAATGCAAGCTGACAAAACGGTAGCGCCTAGTAGCGTGCAAGCGATTCAGCAGTTGCGGGCCAATCAGATTTTACCGGTCATTGCGACCGGGCGTAATGTGTTTGAAGTAGCGACTATTATGCGCCAAATGCACATTGATTCAATTGTGAGTGCTAATGGGAGTTATGTGCAGTATCAAGGTCAATTTTTAGCGGCACATGAATTGGATAAAGACTTATTAACGGATATCACGCACTTTGCGAATCAGCGTGAAGAAGCCTTGGCCTACTACAACAACGCCGGTTTTGTGCTAAGTCATCAAGATGCCTTAACGGTTCATAACTATCAGCTCTTACAGCAACCGGTTCAAGTTCGCCCAAATCATTATCGGAATCATCATATTAACTTTTTGCTTGTCTTTAATACCCATGGTGCTGGACAATATCAGCAACGGTATCGCGGGCGCTTAAGCTTAGTTCGTAATAATCCACGGGCGTTAGATACGATGCAGTGGGGTGTTTCAAAAGCAAGTGGGATTGATGATATCTTAACGAAAGCGCAGCTAACCCAGGTGCCCACGTATGCGTTTGGTGATGACTTAAATGATATTGAGATGTTTCACCGCGTGCAGTATCCCATCGCAATGGGCAATGGCAATCCACAAGTTAAACGATTGGCACGCTATGTGACCGCTGATAATGAGCATGATGGCATCAGACAAGGGCTGCAACATTTTGACTTAATTTGA
- the pgmB gene encoding beta-phosphoglucomutase: MAKFSDIKGFVFDLDGVITDTSIFHSQAWHQVADQVGVKWDDHLADALKGISRMDSLNLILAHDQRENDFTPTEKTALATQKNENYLKLVAQMTPANILPGIKPFLADLKARGYLLSLASASKNSPLVLKHLGLEAYFTKSIDPTSLTHGKPNPEIFRRGAEILNLDPQQCIGVEDAAAGVQSINGAGETSIGIGDATVLAAADINFATTAQLTLANIKAAMA, translated from the coding sequence ATGGCAAAATTTTCTGATATTAAAGGCTTTGTTTTTGATTTAGATGGGGTGATTACAGATACTTCGATTTTTCATAGCCAGGCTTGGCATCAAGTGGCAGATCAAGTCGGGGTCAAGTGGGACGACCACTTGGCGGATGCTTTAAAAGGCATTAGTCGCATGGATTCATTAAATCTGATTTTAGCACATGACCAGCGTGAAAATGACTTTACCCCCACTGAAAAAACAGCGCTAGCAACGCAAAAAAATGAGAATTACTTAAAATTAGTCGCTCAAATGACGCCGGCTAATATTCTTCCTGGCATTAAACCATTTTTAGCAGATTTAAAGGCCCGTGGTTACTTACTATCACTAGCTTCGGCTTCAAAAAATTCACCACTCGTTTTAAAACACTTGGGCTTAGAAGCTTATTTCACGAAATCAATTGACCCCACGAGTTTAACGCATGGAAAACCTAATCCGGAAATTTTCCGTCGCGGGGCTGAAATTCTCAACTTGGATCCCCAACAATGCATTGGGGTCGAAGATGCCGCGGCCGGTGTACAATCAATTAACGGCGCCGGTGAGACTTCAATTGGGATTGGTGACGCAACCGTGCTCGCCGCAGCTGATATTAACTTTGCCACGACCGCTCAACTCACGTTAGCCAACATTAAAGCCGCCATGGCTTAA
- a CDS encoding pyridoxamine 5'-phosphate oxidase family protein — translation MQHTTRQAALQMIQTTPVFTVATIDATGFPTLVALSPLPTHRTLEQLFFYTSRQTTTAQNIQHNRRATLFCYHLADYASLMLKGHLTLSSPEQMGPTWQPELTTFQQQLAYKDPVILRFQTQTIKIRQAMTIDHLERVADTAEWTSLNPN, via the coding sequence ATGCAACATACAACCCGTCAGGCCGCCCTACAAATGATTCAGACAACACCGGTCTTTACCGTGGCGACAATTGATGCAACTGGCTTTCCAACGCTAGTCGCTTTAAGTCCATTACCCACGCATCGGACACTCGAACAGCTCTTTTTCTATACCAGCCGGCAAACCACGACGGCGCAAAACATTCAACATAATCGGCGGGCGACGCTATTTTGTTATCACCTGGCTGACTATGCGTCCTTAATGCTCAAAGGACACTTAACTCTCAGCAGTCCCGAGCAAATGGGCCCCACTTGGCAACCGGAACTCACTACCTTTCAGCAGCAGTTAGCCTATAAAGATCCCGTTATCTTACGCTTTCAAACCCAAACGATTAAAATTCGCCAAGCCATGACCATTGATCATCTCGAGCGGGTCGCCGACACTGCTGAATGGACCAGTCTCAACCCCAACTAA
- the yycF gene encoding response regulator YycF — protein MKKILVVDDEKPISDIMKFNLTKEGYEVHVAADGEEAIQKVDEVQPDLILLDLMLPKMDGLEVARQVRKNYDMPIIMVTAKDSELDKVLGLELGADDYVTKPFSNRELVARVKANLRRQGAPAAQPAEEEANSDIEVGDLVIHPDAYMVSKRGDNIELTHREFELLHYLAQHTGQVMTREHLLQTVWGYDYFGDVRTVDVTVRRLREKVEDNPSHPKWLVTRRGVGYYLRNPENE, from the coding sequence ATGAAAAAGATTCTAGTTGTTGATGATGAAAAACCGATTTCCGATATTATGAAGTTTAATTTGACCAAGGAAGGGTATGAGGTCCATGTGGCCGCAGATGGCGAAGAAGCCATTCAAAAAGTGGATGAAGTCCAGCCAGACCTGATTCTCTTGGATTTAATGTTGCCTAAAATGGATGGCCTAGAAGTAGCCCGCCAAGTCCGGAAAAACTATGATATGCCAATTATTATGGTTACGGCTAAGGATTCAGAGCTCGATAAAGTCTTGGGCTTGGAACTGGGTGCCGATGATTATGTGACTAAGCCGTTCTCTAATCGGGAATTAGTGGCCCGAGTTAAAGCAAACCTGCGTCGGCAGGGGGCACCAGCGGCACAACCAGCTGAAGAAGAAGCTAATTCCGATATTGAAGTTGGCGATTTAGTGATTCATCCAGATGCTTACATGGTCTCTAAACGAGGCGATAACATTGAACTTACCCACCGTGAATTTGAATTATTACACTACTTAGCGCAACATACTGGTCAAGTGATGACCCGCGAACATTTACTACAAACTGTTTGGGGTTATGACTACTTTGGTGATGTGCGGACGGTTGATGTCACGGTCCGGCGGTTACGAGAAAAAGTCGAAGATAATCCAAGTCATCCGAAATGGCTCGTTACCCGGCGGGGGGTTGGGTACTATCTTCGCAATCCTGAAAATGAGTAG
- the walK gene encoding cell wall metabolism sensor histidine kinase WalK, whose amino-acid sequence MLRFKRKNFLKSINFKIALVFALLLLITLEIVGAIFVRQLETQNLRQFKTQVQIPTYVDNSLAEQLSAGSASKANAKIKTILSDYNNANIDEIRIIDSKGTIRGTNDVNDQTIVGQKTTDRNVKNAIYNNRSYTKNTYDTQNNGRYYISIVPLYNSNATGNNSQLVGVLYVRANLKSVYNTINSIMSIFALASLVAMALGLVIAIVIARAITRPIEEMKQQTQRIARGDYAGQVRVYSDDELGQLAGAINNLSIRVEESQESTEAERRRLDSVLAHMSDGVIATDRRGNITIINETASDFVDVSAEKAIGNSILDMLQIRETYSLRDLIENQDELTLDFSSNDRDLILNAYFSLIQRESGFISGLVCVLHDVTEQQKIDNDRKQFVSNVSHELRTPLTSLRSYIEALSDGAWKDPEVAPGFLKVTQEETDRMIRMINELLSLSRMDSGTTRVDMELVNINELFNYVLNRFDMILKKDDNPAKYYTIKREFTKRDLWVEIDTDKFTQVLDNIMNNAIKYSPDGGVVTCRLLETHNQVIISINDQGLGIPRADLGHVFDRFFRVDKARSRAQGGTGLGLAISKEVVQMLGGRIWVDSVEGQGSTFYISLPYEPYEEEDLWDDDSQV is encoded by the coding sequence GTGTTGAGATTTAAACGAAAGAATTTTTTAAAATCAATTAATTTTAAAATTGCGTTGGTCTTCGCGTTACTACTATTAATTACGTTAGAGATTGTCGGCGCCATCTTTGTCCGGCAATTAGAAACGCAAAATTTGCGACAATTTAAGACGCAAGTACAAATTCCAACGTATGTTGATAATTCGTTAGCGGAACAGCTATCGGCGGGCAGTGCATCGAAAGCAAATGCCAAGATTAAAACGATTTTGTCGGACTATAACAATGCCAATATTGATGAAATTCGGATTATTGACAGTAAAGGGACGATTCGAGGGACGAATGACGTTAACGATCAAACGATTGTCGGTCAAAAAACCACGGATCGTAATGTCAAAAATGCCATCTATAATAACCGATCCTATACTAAAAATACTTATGATACTCAGAATAACGGCCGATATTATATCTCAATTGTCCCTTTATATAATTCGAATGCGACCGGGAATAATAGTCAATTAGTCGGGGTTTTGTATGTCCGGGCTAATTTGAAGTCCGTCTACAATACCATTAATTCAATTATGAGTATTTTTGCGTTGGCGTCGTTAGTGGCGATGGCGTTGGGATTAGTGATTGCAATTGTGATTGCGCGGGCAATTACACGGCCAATTGAAGAAATGAAACAACAGACGCAACGGATTGCACGGGGCGATTATGCGGGGCAAGTCCGCGTCTATAGTGATGACGAACTAGGCCAATTAGCTGGGGCCATTAATAACTTATCCATTCGGGTGGAAGAATCACAAGAGTCCACAGAAGCCGAACGGCGTCGGTTAGATAGTGTTTTAGCCCATATGAGCGACGGGGTGATTGCGACAGATCGGCGTGGGAACATTACGATTATTAACGAAACGGCCTCAGACTTTGTGGATGTCAGTGCAGAAAAAGCTATCGGTAATTCAATTCTAGACATGCTTCAGATTCGCGAGACGTATTCGTTACGAGATTTAATTGAAAATCAAGATGAACTCACGTTAGACTTCTCGTCGAATGATCGCGACTTAATTTTAAATGCTTATTTCTCATTAATTCAACGCGAGTCTGGCTTTATCAGTGGTCTAGTCTGTGTGCTACATGATGTGACGGAACAACAGAAGATTGATAATGACCGGAAGCAATTCGTCTCGAACGTGTCACATGAATTACGGACGCCGTTGACCAGTCTAAGAAGTTATATTGAAGCGTTGAGCGATGGCGCTTGGAAAGATCCAGAGGTTGCGCCAGGTTTCTTAAAAGTGACCCAAGAAGAAACAGATCGAATGATTCGGATGATTAATGAGCTGTTAAGCTTGTCACGGATGGATTCAGGTACAACCCGGGTTGATATGGAACTCGTTAATATCAACGAGTTGTTTAATTATGTGTTGAATCGTTTTGATATGATTTTGAAAAAAGATGATAATCCAGCGAAGTATTACACGATTAAGCGAGAATTCACCAAGCGCGACTTATGGGTTGAGATTGATACCGATAAGTTTACCCAAGTATTGGATAATATTATGAATAATGCAATCAAGTATTCGCCTGATGGTGGGGTCGTGACTTGTCGGCTATTGGAAACCCATAACCAAGTGATTATTAGTATTAATGACCAAGGTTTAGGGATTCCCCGTGCTGATTTGGGACATGTGTTTGATCGGTTCTTCCGGGTTGATAAAGCTCGTTCGCGGGCCCAAGGTGGGACTGGACTGGGCTTGGCGATTTCGAAAGAAGTCGTTCAAATGCTCGGTGGTCGGATTTGGGTAGATAGTGTCGAAGGCCAAGGGTCAACGTTCTATATCTCATTGCCGTATGAACCTTATGAAGAGGAGGACCTTTGGGATGACGACTCACAAGTTTAG
- a CDS encoding YycH family regulatory protein: MTTHKFRGLILPIILIILIVLSVGLSMYIWTNPARYERENKVSTTSSGSTLTRTIDDIYLPTQLIHTDAAGKQTLLLNKSVSLVEQFKAQISKWDARSISKVRVTSAKSYAALLNGQDSYVLNFPDSVTVSLFNTTFNQQLKNFRSSEFSRIVIPINDTNHLYLLNDNQHQIYSVRLKKKSLKSVQQFLQADKVTTIAVKMTYTNGATYLDYTQPVKMQHYSYLMNKLAASELANRLLDADGNSTVSVHNHKDSQEYTTGSFKRMTVNKQLGTVYFEDYSDSGDTRNLSFTSQLKKSYNQLTTLGVPMDNIRYYGYDTTSSSVIYRSYVEGFPIFNQTENGDVRIQMTANGLDRYYFSLYSLQVPVPTTSKQQTVTLPSSSSVLKQLVAAGYKENKIGSIELGYQWSQNKSSKLVIDLTPTYYVYYNNAWRTYTSLLSGS, translated from the coding sequence ATGACGACTCACAAGTTTAGAGGCCTAATATTACCAATTATCCTCATAATCTTAATTGTCCTCAGTGTGGGCTTATCCATGTATATTTGGACGAATCCGGCCCGCTATGAACGTGAAAATAAGGTTAGTACCACGTCGTCTGGTTCCACATTAACACGGACGATTGATGACATTTATTTACCGACGCAATTAATTCACACGGATGCGGCTGGTAAGCAGACACTTCTGCTGAATAAAAGTGTTAGTTTAGTTGAACAATTCAAAGCCCAAATCAGTAAATGGGATGCACGTAGTATCTCGAAAGTGCGTGTCACGTCGGCTAAAAGTTATGCGGCGTTGCTAAATGGGCAAGACTCGTACGTCTTGAACTTTCCAGATAGTGTGACGGTTAGTCTGTTTAACACGACCTTTAATCAGCAACTGAAAAATTTTCGGTCGTCAGAATTTAGCCGCATCGTGATTCCAATCAATGATACGAATCATTTGTATCTGTTGAATGATAATCAGCATCAAATCTATAGTGTCCGGTTAAAAAAGAAGTCACTAAAGTCGGTCCAGCAGTTCTTGCAGGCGGATAAGGTGACAACGATTGCGGTCAAGATGACTTATACGAATGGCGCGACTTATTTGGATTATACGCAGCCAGTTAAAATGCAACATTATAGTTATTTAATGAACAAATTAGCCGCGAGTGAATTAGCGAACCGTTTGTTGGATGCGGATGGTAATTCAACTGTTTCAGTGCATAATCATAAGGACAGTCAAGAATATACCACGGGTTCTTTTAAACGGATGACGGTGAATAAGCAATTAGGGACCGTTTATTTTGAAGATTATAGTGATTCTGGGGATACCCGCAATCTTTCGTTTACGAGTCAATTAAAGAAAAGTTATAACCAATTGACGACTTTAGGGGTGCCAATGGATAACATTCGGTATTATGGTTACGATACGACAAGTAGTAGTGTGATTTATCGCAGCTATGTGGAAGGCTTCCCAATCTTTAATCAAACAGAAAACGGGGATGTGCGGATTCAAATGACCGCCAATGGCTTAGATCGCTACTACTTCTCGTTATATAGTCTACAGGTTCCAGTGCCCACTACGAGTAAGCAACAAACGGTCACACTGCCAAGTTCAAGCAGTGTGTTAAAACAGTTAGTGGCTGCGGGGTATAAGGAAAATAAAATTGGTTCGATCGAGTTAGGCTATCAGTGGTCACAAAATAAGTCGTCGAAGCTCGTGATTGACTTAACCCCGACGTATTACGTCTACTATAATAATGCTTGGCGGACGTATACGTCGCTGCTAAGCGGATCGTAA
- a CDS encoding two-component system regulatory protein YycI, whose product MNFRRIEWIFVVAFVVLDIFLVYMFVQTSSSDSSSKTASDTTTMVIREMHEDNISFSNPSAQQGTGYYIAGSNDSGLKQHLSQLTGQVTRFQSDGKLTSTLRSTVTVDESHPQAALDQFVHQSTNVIHGKQYVYSASLSSKGAYVYVQKVADGEILTGTGQLHLLVNKNNQLVSYTQAYVNNVKTLREKAVTISEKKALVALYQYNQVSNNSRIVWRKLGYSRLLKLKDSSVYVPTWIFAVRSKNSSNVSLHRINAFTGAAMKASNTSATTSTAVSETTAGMVWNVE is encoded by the coding sequence GTGAATTTTCGAAGAATTGAGTGGATTTTTGTCGTTGCATTTGTCGTGTTAGACATTTTCTTGGTGTACATGTTTGTCCAGACAAGTTCAAGTGATTCCAGTAGTAAAACTGCCAGTGATACGACCACAATGGTGATTCGCGAGATGCACGAGGATAATATCAGTTTTAGTAATCCGAGTGCGCAACAAGGGACTGGTTATTATATTGCTGGGAGTAACGATAGTGGGCTCAAGCAACATCTCAGTCAATTGACCGGTCAGGTGACGCGGTTTCAAAGTGATGGGAAGTTAACGAGCACGCTACGGAGCACGGTTACCGTGGATGAAAGTCATCCGCAAGCGGCGTTAGATCAGTTTGTGCATCAGTCGACCAATGTTATTCATGGCAAACAATACGTGTACAGTGCGTCGTTATCGTCTAAAGGGGCTTATGTCTACGTCCAAAAAGTGGCGGATGGCGAGATTTTAACTGGCACGGGTCAGTTACATTTATTGGTCAATAAGAACAATCAGTTAGTAAGTTATACGCAAGCATACGTGAATAACGTGAAAACGTTACGAGAAAAAGCGGTGACGATTAGTGAGAAAAAGGCGTTAGTTGCGCTGTATCAATACAATCAAGTCTCCAATAATTCGCGCATTGTCTGGCGAAAGTTAGGCTATTCACGGCTATTAAAATTAAAAGATAGTAGTGTTTACGTGCCAACTTGGATTTTTGCGGTGCGGAGTAAGAACAGTTCCAATGTTAGCTTGCATCGGATCAATGCTTTTACTGGCGCAGCGATGAAGGCTAGCAATACGAGTGCGACCACCAGTACGGCAGTCAGTGAAACGACAGCTGGCATGGTGTGGAACGTCGAATAG
- a CDS encoding MBL fold metallo-hydrolase: MVLKLATDQMQVSILASGSTGNVTYIETPEHKVLVDAGLSGKKIANLMTSIGRDINEVDSLFVTHEHTDHCKAAGILARKYGLDVYANQGTWDAMAHTVGNVPAELQHVFAPDTSLDLGDLDIESFSVSHDAAEPQFYELHHAGKSFVVITDTGVVSDRVEGVIKDADGYLFECNHDLEMLRMGRYPWPLKQRILGDEGHLSNEDSANALMDVIGTRTKRIYLGHRSQDNNMKTLAHLTVASMMKEHDFGVEHDFQLFDTDPETATQLVTL, translated from the coding sequence ATGGTATTAAAGTTAGCAACGGATCAAATGCAAGTGAGTATCTTAGCTTCAGGGAGTACTGGCAATGTCACTTATATCGAGACACCAGAACACAAAGTGCTTGTGGATGCGGGATTAAGCGGTAAAAAGATTGCCAATTTGATGACCTCAATTGGTCGCGACATTAACGAAGTCGATAGTTTGTTTGTGACGCATGAACATACGGATCATTGTAAGGCTGCGGGGATTTTAGCGCGTAAATATGGCTTAGATGTCTATGCGAATCAGGGGACTTGGGATGCCATGGCGCATACTGTCGGCAATGTACCAGCAGAATTACAACATGTCTTCGCTCCAGATACGAGTTTAGACTTAGGTGATTTAGATATTGAGTCGTTTAGTGTGTCGCATGATGCCGCTGAACCGCAATTCTATGAATTACACCATGCGGGAAAATCCTTTGTTGTGATTACGGATACGGGGGTCGTTTCTGACCGTGTTGAAGGGGTTATTAAGGATGCGGATGGTTATTTATTTGAATGTAATCATGACTTAGAGATGCTGCGGATGGGCCGTTATCCTTGGCCGTTAAAGCAACGAATTCTAGGTGATGAGGGTCATTTGTCAAATGAAGATAGTGCCAATGCTTTGATGGATGTTATCGGAACGCGGACTAAACGCATTTATTTAGGGCATCGCAGTCAGGATAACAATATGAAGACGTTAGCCCATTTAACAGTGGCATCAATGATGAAAGAACACGATTTTGGTGTTGAACATGATTTTCAGTTGTTCGATACTGATCCTGAAACGGCCACGCAATTAGTGACCCTCTAG